A DNA window from Acidobacteriota bacterium contains the following coding sequences:
- a CDS encoding M20/M25/M40 family metallo-hydrolase, translating to MRIVLTILLLAGSALSMSLSAQGRPAWLDPYRDNAGKLITAATAGQFAWDRVAELTDTYGQRISGSDNLNRAIAWAVETMTKDGLENVHTERVMVPKWVRGAESLEITNPPHHVVPMLGLGGSIATPPAGIEAEVMVVASGDELTKRAAEAKGKIVLFNVPYTNYGETVAYRSGGARMAAQHGAVAALVRSVGPVGLRTPHTGNMNYGDDTVAKIPAAAIPVEDALRIERLANRGLKVRVRLKMEARFEPDAESFNVVGEIRGSEKPDEIVLVGCHFDSWDPGTGASDDGVGCIVTWEAARLMKQLNIRPKRTVRVVLFTNEENGMRGGNGYRDQHATQAPNHILALESDSGVFAPARLGFTGSEAAQKIMADIGTLLAPLGLQDIGPGGGGADIGPIAALGKVPMMAYQGDSDKYFTIHHTPADTVDRIAPAEVSKAAAAIAAVVYVVADMPQALPK from the coding sequence ATGCGGATAGTGCTCACCATCCTCTTGCTCGCCGGCAGCGCCCTCTCGATGTCACTCTCGGCGCAGGGCCGGCCGGCGTGGCTCGATCCCTATCGCGACAACGCCGGCAAGTTGATCACGGCCGCCACCGCCGGCCAGTTCGCCTGGGACCGCGTCGCCGAACTGACCGACACCTACGGGCAGCGCATCAGCGGATCGGACAACCTGAACCGCGCCATCGCCTGGGCGGTCGAGACTATGACGAAGGACGGTCTCGAGAACGTCCACACCGAGCGCGTGATGGTGCCGAAGTGGGTGCGCGGCGCCGAGAGCCTCGAGATCACCAACCCGCCGCATCACGTCGTGCCGATGCTGGGGCTTGGCGGCAGCATCGCCACGCCGCCGGCCGGCATCGAGGCCGAGGTCATGGTGGTGGCCAGTGGCGATGAGCTGACGAAGCGCGCGGCCGAGGCGAAGGGTAAAATCGTGCTGTTCAACGTCCCCTACACCAACTACGGCGAGACGGTGGCCTACCGATCCGGCGGCGCGCGCATGGCCGCGCAACATGGCGCCGTCGCCGCGCTGGTGCGGTCGGTGGGGCCGGTCGGCCTGCGCACGCCCCACACCGGCAACATGAACTACGGCGACGACACCGTCGCGAAGATCCCGGCCGCGGCGATCCCGGTCGAAGACGCGCTGCGCATCGAGCGCCTCGCCAACCGCGGCCTCAAGGTCCGCGTCCGCCTCAAGATGGAGGCGCGGTTCGAACCCGACGCCGAATCCTTCAACGTCGTCGGAGAAATTCGCGGCAGCGAGAAGCCGGACGAGATCGTGCTGGTCGGTTGCCACTTCGACTCGTGGGATCCCGGCACCGGCGCGTCGGACGATGGCGTGGGGTGCATCGTGACGTGGGAAGCCGCGCGGCTCATGAAGCAGCTGAACATCCGGCCGAAGCGCACGGTGCGGGTGGTGTTGTTTACCAACGAGGAGAACGGCATGCGCGGCGGCAACGGCTATCGCGATCAGCACGCGACGCAGGCGCCCAACCACATCCTGGCGCTCGAGTCCGATTCGGGCGTCTTTGCTCCGGCGCGGCTCGGCTTCACGGGCTCCGAGGCGGCGCAGAAGATCATGGCCGACATCGGCACGCTGCTCGCGCCGCTTGGGTTGCAGGACATCGGGCCCGGCGGCGGCGGCGCCGACATCGGTCCTATCGCCGCGCTCGGCAAGGTGCCGATGATGGCCTACCAGGGCGACTCGGATAAGTACTTCACCATTCACCACACGCCGGCCGACACCGTGGATCGCATTGCTCCCGCCGAGGTGTCGAAGGCCGCGGCCGCGATCGCCGCCGTGGTCTACGTCGTCGCCGACATGCCGCAGGCATTGCCGAAGTAA
- a CDS encoding copper chaperone PCu(A)C, giving the protein MTILRTALVALLLNVTVLAQPAPTATDATIVRSGTTASVYLTVNNPSMYDIYVMSATSDAAGKVELYSGDKPVENMTVAAYGSLELKAGGMFLRLSELKSEWKAGESITVTMLTDGGATIVATAVVKR; this is encoded by the coding sequence ATGACTATTCTGCGTACTGCTCTCGTCGCGCTGCTGTTGAATGTGACAGTTCTTGCACAACCGGCGCCCACGGCCACCGACGCAACGATCGTTCGGTCCGGCACGACCGCGTCGGTCTACCTGACCGTCAACAACCCGTCGATGTACGACATCTACGTAATGTCGGCGACGAGCGATGCGGCGGGGAAGGTCGAGCTGTATTCCGGTGACAAGCCGGTCGAGAACATGACCGTCGCGGCGTACGGATCGTTGGAGTTGAAAGCCGGTGGGATGTTCCTGCGCCTGTCGGAGTTGAAGAGCGAGTGGAAGGCGGGCGAGTCGATCACCGTCACGATGCTGACCGACGGCGGCGCCACGATCGTGGCCACCGCCGTCGTCAAACGTTAG